From one Pseudomonas sp. S35 genomic stretch:
- the crcB gene encoding fluoride efflux transporter CrcB: MIPLVVAVSVGGIAGTLLRFATGNWITANWPKHFYTATLAVNIVGCLLIGVLYGLFLVRPEVPIEVRAGLMVGFLGGLTTFSSFSLDTVRLLESGQVPLAIGYAALSVFGGLLATWAGLSLTKL, translated from the coding sequence ATGATTCCTTTGGTCGTGGCCGTCTCCGTGGGGGGGATCGCAGGTACACTGCTGCGCTTTGCGACAGGCAATTGGATCACCGCCAATTGGCCGAAACACTTCTATACCGCGACGCTGGCCGTTAATATCGTGGGCTGCCTGTTGATCGGCGTTTTGTACGGCCTGTTCCTGGTGCGCCCCGAAGTACCGATTGAGGTGCGCGCCGGGCTGATGGTCGGCTTTCTTGGCGGCCTGACGACCTTTTCATCTTTTTCACTGGATACCGTACGCCTGCTGGAAAGCGGGCAGGTGCCGCTGGCGATTGGCTATGCGGCCCTTAGCGTATTCGGCGGGCTGCTCGCCACCTGGGCCGGCCTGTCCTTGACCAAACTTTGA
- the lolA gene encoding outer membrane lipoprotein chaperone LolA, giving the protein MRFIRMLLLPALALTAVSAHADPASVASLKNLLDKSQTLTARFSQLTLDAGGTQLQETAGEMAVQRPGLFYWHTEGKAEQTIVSDGQKVTLWDPDLEQATIKKLDPRLNQTPALLLSGDVSKINDSFDITSKQTSNVIEFTLKPKSKDTLFDTLSLSFGNGVINNMRLVDSVGQRTDILFSGVKANQPVPASRFKFDIPKGADVIQE; this is encoded by the coding sequence ATGCGCTTTATCCGCATGCTGTTGTTGCCGGCACTGGCCCTGACCGCTGTTTCGGCTCACGCTGACCCGGCCTCCGTCGCCAGCCTGAAGAACCTGCTGGACAAATCCCAGACCCTGACCGCACGTTTCTCCCAACTGACGCTGGATGCCGGCGGTACCCAGCTGCAGGAAACTGCTGGTGAAATGGCCGTGCAGCGCCCCGGATTGTTCTACTGGCACACTGAAGGGAAGGCCGAGCAGACCATCGTTTCCGATGGCCAGAAAGTTACCCTGTGGGACCCGGACCTGGAGCAGGCGACCATCAAGAAGCTGGACCCGCGCCTGAACCAGACCCCAGCGCTGTTGCTGTCGGGCGACGTGTCGAAAATCAACGACAGTTTCGACATCACCTCCAAGCAAACCAGCAACGTGATCGAATTCACCCTCAAGCCCAAATCCAAGGACACGCTGTTCGATACCCTGAGCCTGTCGTTCGGCAACGGTGTGATCAATAACATGCGCCTGGTCGACAGTGTTGGCCAGCGCACCGATATCCTGTTCTCCGGGGTCAAGGCCAACCAGCCGGTACCGGCGTCCAGGTTCAAGTTCGACATCCCCAAGGGTGCCGATGTGATCCAGGAATAA
- the serS gene encoding serine--tRNA ligase, protein MLDSKLLRSNLQDVADRLASRGFALDVARIEALEEQRKTVQTRTEALQAERNARSKSIGQAKQRGEDIAPLMADVERMGSELSDGKVELDKIQSELDQILLGIPNLPHESVPVGEDEDGNVEVRRWGTPKAFDFEIKDHVALGELTGGLDFETAAKMSGARFALLRGPIARMHRALAQFMINLHTGEHGYEEAYTPYLVQAPALMGTSQLPKFEEDLFKISRDGEADLYLIPTAEVSLTNIVAGEILDAKQLPLKFVAHSPCFRSEAGASGRDTRGMIRQHQFDKVEMVQVVEPSTSMEALEGLTANAERVLQLLELPYRVLALCTGDMGFSAVKTYDLEVWVPSQDKYREISSCSNCGDFQARRMQARFRNPETGKPELVHTLNGSGLAVGRTLVAVLENYQQADGSIRVPQVLKPYMAGVEVIG, encoded by the coding sequence ATGCTCGATTCCAAACTGTTACGTAGCAACCTTCAGGACGTAGCGGACCGCCTGGCATCCCGTGGCTTTGCCTTGGATGTTGCGCGCATCGAAGCGCTGGAAGAACAGCGCAAGACCGTCCAGACCCGCACCGAAGCGCTGCAGGCTGAGCGTAATGCGCGTTCCAAATCCATCGGTCAGGCCAAGCAGCGCGGCGAAGACATCGCGCCGCTGATGGCGGATGTCGAGCGCATGGGCTCCGAGCTGTCCGACGGCAAGGTCGAGCTGGACAAGATCCAGTCCGAGCTGGACCAGATCCTGCTGGGTATTCCGAACCTGCCGCACGAATCCGTGCCGGTTGGCGAAGACGAAGACGGCAACGTCGAAGTACGCCGCTGGGGTACGCCAAAAGCCTTTGATTTCGAAATCAAGGACCACGTCGCCCTGGGCGAATTGACCGGTGGCCTGGATTTCGAAACCGCCGCCAAAATGTCCGGCGCGCGCTTTGCGTTGCTGCGCGGCCCCATCGCGCGCATGCACCGTGCCCTGGCGCAGTTCATGATCAATCTGCACACCGGCGAGCACGGTTACGAAGAGGCCTACACGCCGTATCTGGTGCAGGCTCCTGCGCTGATGGGCACCAGCCAGTTGCCGAAGTTCGAAGAAGACCTGTTCAAGATCAGCCGCGATGGCGAAGCCGACCTGTACCTGATCCCGACTGCCGAAGTGTCGCTGACCAATATCGTCGCCGGCGAGATCCTTGACGCCAAGCAGCTGCCACTCAAGTTCGTGGCCCACAGCCCGTGCTTCCGCAGTGAAGCCGGCGCGTCGGGGCGTGACACCCGCGGCATGATCCGCCAGCACCAGTTCGACAAGGTCGAGATGGTGCAGGTGGTCGAGCCGTCGACCTCCATGGAGGCCCTGGAAGGCCTGACCGCCAACGCCGAACGCGTCCTGCAACTGCTGGAACTGCCGTACCGCGTACTGGCGCTGTGCACTGGCGATATGGGTTTCAGCGCCGTGAAGACCTACGATCTGGAAGTGTGGGTGCCGAGCCAGGACAAGTACCGCGAGATTTCGTCGTGCTCCAACTGCGGTGATTTCCAGGCTCGTCGCATGCAGGCACGTTTCCGTAACCCGGAAACTGGCAAGCCGGAGCTGGTGCACACCCTCAACGGTTCGGGCCTTGCCGTAGGCCGCACCCTGGTCGCGGTGTTGGAAAACTACCAGCAGGCCGACGGTTCGATCCGTGTACCGCAAGTGCTCAAGCCGTACATGGCCGGCGTTGAGGTCATCGGCTAA
- the cysG gene encoding siroheme synthase CysG has product MEFLPLFHNLRGSRVLVVGGGEIALRKSRLLADAGAVLRVVAPQIEDQLRELVLGSGGELMLRGYQEADLDGCTLIIAATDDEPLNAQVSSDAKRRCVPVNVVDAPALCSVIFPAIVDRSPLVIAVSSGGDAPVLARLIRAKLETWIPSTYGQLAGLAARFRAQVKGLYPDVQQRRAFWEEVFQGPIADRQLAGQGDEAERLLVEKVNGAPPYAPGEVYLVGAGPGDPDLLTFRALRLMQQADVVLYDRLVAPAILELCRRDAERVYVGKRRADHAVPQDKINQQLVDLAKQGKRVLRLKGGDPFIFGRGGEEIEELAAHGIPFQVVPGITAASGCAAYAGIPLTHRDYAQSVRFITGHLKDGTSDLPWHDLVGPSQTLVFYMGLVGLPIICEQLIKHGRAADTPAALIQQGTTSNQRVFTGTLADLPRMVAEHEVHAPTLVIVGEVVVLREKLKWFEGAQSQV; this is encoded by the coding sequence ATGGAATTTCTGCCGCTGTTTCATAACCTGCGCGGCAGCCGTGTGTTGGTCGTCGGTGGTGGGGAGATTGCCTTGCGCAAATCCCGGCTGCTGGCTGACGCCGGCGCAGTGCTGCGGGTGGTTGCTCCCCAGATCGAAGACCAACTGCGTGAGCTGGTGCTGGGCAGTGGCGGGGAACTGATGTTACGCGGGTATCAGGAGGCCGACCTTGACGGTTGCACCCTGATCATCGCCGCCACTGACGACGAGCCACTGAATGCGCAGGTGTCCAGTGATGCCAAGCGTCGCTGTGTACCGGTCAATGTGGTGGACGCGCCGGCCTTGTGCAGCGTGATCTTCCCGGCGATTGTCGACCGTTCGCCGTTGGTGATTGCGGTGTCCAGCGGCGGCGATGCGCCGGTGTTGGCACGCTTGATCCGCGCCAAGCTGGAAACCTGGATTCCATCGACTTATGGCCAACTGGCCGGGTTGGCAGCGCGCTTTCGTGCCCAGGTCAAAGGCTTGTACCCGGACGTGCAGCAGCGCCGTGCGTTCTGGGAAGAAGTGTTCCAAGGCCCGATTGCCGACCGCCAGTTGGCCGGGCAGGGCGACGAAGCCGAGCGTCTGTTGGTCGAAAAGGTTAACGGTGCACCGCCGTACGCGCCGGGCGAGGTGTATCTGGTGGGTGCCGGTCCGGGTGATCCGGACTTGTTGACCTTCCGCGCGCTGCGTCTGATGCAGCAAGCCGATGTGGTGCTGTACGACCGCTTGGTGGCGCCCGCAATCCTTGAGCTGTGCCGCCGTGATGCCGAGCGTGTCTACGTCGGCAAGCGTCGCGCCGACCATGCCGTGCCGCAGGACAAGATCAACCAGCAGTTGGTGGACTTGGCCAAGCAGGGCAAACGCGTGCTGCGTCTGAAGGGTGGCGATCCGTTCATCTTTGGGCGTGGAGGCGAAGAAATCGAGGAGCTGGCGGCCCACGGCATCCCGTTCCAGGTAGTGCCAGGGATTACGGCGGCCAGTGGTTGCGCGGCATACGCCGGGATTCCGCTGACCCACCGCGACTATGCGCAATCGGTACGCTTTATCACCGGGCACTTGAAGGACGGGACGTCGGACCTGCCTTGGCATGACCTGGTAGGCCCGTCGCAAACCCTGGTGTTCTACATGGGCTTGGTTGGCTTGCCGATCATCTGCGAACAGTTGATCAAGCATGGTCGCGCCGCTGATACCCCGGCGGCGCTGATCCAGCAGGGCACCACCTCTAACCAGCGCGTGTTCACGGGCACCCTGGCCGACTTGCCGCGCATGGTGGCGGAGCATGAAGTGCATGCGCCGACACTGGTGATCGTGGGTGAGGTGGTGGTGTTGCGTGAGAAGTTGAAATGGTTTGAAGGCGCCCAGTCTCAGGTTTGA
- a CDS encoding DNA translocase FtsK translates to MKKSAATPKAAVVPAWRQHLHYRLKEGALIAIGALCLFLIMALLTYGKDDPGWSHNSKIDDVQNFGGPVGSYSADILFMVLGYFAYIFPLLLAIKTWQIFRQRHEPWQWSGWLFSWRLIGLVFLVLSGAALAHIHFHAPTGLPAGAGGALGESLGDLARKTLNIQGSTLMFIALFLFGLTVFTDLSWFKVMDVTGKITLDLLELFQGAANRWWSARVDRKRMVAQLREVDTRVNEVVAPSTPDRREQAKVKERLIEREQALSKHMSDREKQVPPVIAPAPPKAPEPSHRVQKEKQAPLFVDSAVEGTLPPISILDPAEKKQLNYSPESLAAVGHLLEIKLKEFGVEVSVDSIHPGPVITRYEIQPAAGVKVSRISNLAKDLARSLAVTSVRVVEVIPGKTTVGIEIPNEDRQIVRFSEVLSTPEYDNFKSPVTLALGHDIGGKPVITDLAKMPHLLVAGTTGSGKSVGVNAMILSILFKSGPEDAKLIMIDPKMLELSIYEGIPHLLCPVVTDMKDAANALRWSVAEMERRYKLMAKMGVRNLSGFNAKVKEAQDAGTPLSDPLYKRESIHDEAPLLSKLPTIVVVVDEFADMMMIVGKKVEELIARIAQKARAAGIHLILATQRPSVDVITGLIKANIPTRMAFQVSSKIDSRTIIDQGGAEQLLGHGDMLYMPPGTSLPIRVHGAFVSDDEVHRVVEAWKLRGAPEYNDDILAGVEEAGSGFDGGSSGGDDDAETDALYDEAVAFVLESRRASISAVQRKLKIGYNRAARMIEAMENAGVVTAMNTNGSREVIAPGQMRD, encoded by the coding sequence TTGAAGAAATCCGCCGCAACACCTAAAGCAGCAGTCGTGCCGGCTTGGCGCCAGCACCTGCATTATCGACTCAAGGAAGGTGCGCTGATCGCTATCGGCGCACTGTGCCTGTTCCTGATAATGGCCTTGCTGACCTATGGCAAGGACGATCCGGGCTGGAGCCATAACAGCAAGATCGACGATGTGCAAAACTTCGGCGGCCCGGTCGGCTCCTACAGCGCTGATATCCTGTTCATGGTGCTGGGCTACTTCGCTTATATCTTCCCGTTGTTGCTGGCGATCAAGACCTGGCAGATTTTCCGCCAGCGTCACGAGCCGTGGCAGTGGAGCGGATGGCTGTTTTCCTGGCGTCTGATCGGCCTGGTGTTTCTAGTCCTCTCCGGTGCGGCCCTGGCCCATATCCACTTTCACGCCCCCACCGGCCTGCCAGCTGGCGCAGGCGGGGCGCTGGGTGAAAGCCTTGGCGATCTGGCGCGCAAGACTCTGAATATCCAGGGCAGCACGCTGATGTTCATTGCGCTGTTCCTGTTCGGCCTCACCGTGTTCACCGACCTCTCGTGGTTCAAGGTGATGGACGTGACCGGTAAGATCACCCTCGATTTGCTTGAGTTGTTCCAGGGCGCCGCCAACCGTTGGTGGTCCGCCCGCGTCGACCGCAAACGCATGGTGGCCCAGCTCCGCGAGGTGGACACCCGCGTCAACGAAGTCGTCGCTCCAAGCACACCTGACCGTCGTGAGCAGGCCAAGGTCAAGGAGCGCTTGATCGAGCGCGAACAGGCCCTGAGCAAGCACATGTCCGACCGCGAGAAGCAGGTACCGCCGGTGATCGCTCCCGCGCCGCCCAAGGCCCCCGAGCCAAGCCATCGCGTGCAGAAAGAGAAACAGGCGCCATTGTTTGTCGACAGCGCCGTCGAAGGTACCTTGCCGCCGATCTCGATTCTCGACCCGGCCGAAAAGAAACAACTCAACTATTCACCGGAATCCCTGGCGGCCGTCGGCCACCTGCTGGAAATCAAGCTCAAGGAATTCGGCGTCGAAGTGTCGGTGGACTCGATCCATCCTGGCCCGGTGATTACCCGTTATGAAATCCAGCCGGCCGCCGGTGTCAAAGTCAGCCGCATCTCCAACCTGGCCAAGGACTTGGCGCGCTCCCTGGCCGTAACCAGCGTGCGCGTGGTGGAAGTGATTCCCGGCAAGACCACCGTGGGTATCGAAATTCCCAACGAAGACCGCCAGATCGTGCGCTTCTCTGAAGTGCTGTCGACGCCGGAGTACGACAACTTCAAATCCCCGGTCACCCTGGCCCTGGGCCATGACATCGGCGGCAAGCCAGTCATTACTGACCTGGCAAAAATGCCTCACCTGCTGGTGGCCGGTACCACCGGTTCCGGTAAGTCGGTGGGTGTGAACGCGATGATCCTGTCGATCTTGTTCAAGTCTGGCCCGGAAGACGCCAAGCTGATCATGATCGACCCGAAGATGCTCGAGTTGTCGATCTACGAAGGCATCCCGCATCTGCTGTGCCCGGTGGTCACCGACATGAAGGACGCCGCCAACGCCTTGCGCTGGAGCGTTGCCGAGATGGAACGCCGCTACAAGCTGATGGCGAAGATGGGCGTGCGCAACCTGTCCGGCTTCAACGCCAAGGTCAAGGAAGCCCAGGACGCCGGTACGCCGTTGAGCGACCCGCTGTACAAGCGCGAAAGCATCCACGACGAAGCGCCACTGCTGAGCAAGTTGCCGACCATTGTGGTGGTGGTTGACGAATTCGCCGACATGATGATGATCGTCGGCAAGAAAGTTGAAGAACTGATCGCGCGTATCGCCCAAAAGGCCCGTGCGGCCGGTATCCACCTGATCCTCGCCACCCAGCGTCCGTCGGTGGATGTGATTACCGGCCTGATCAAGGCCAACATCCCGACGCGTATGGCGTTCCAGGTGTCGAGCAAGATCGATTCGCGGACCATCATTGACCAGGGCGGCGCGGAGCAACTGCTGGGCCACGGTGACATGCTCTACATGCCGCCGGGCACGAGCCTGCCGATCCGTGTACACGGCGCCTTTGTTTCCGATGATGAAGTACACCGTGTGGTGGAAGCCTGGAAACTGCGCGGCGCACCTGAGTACAACGATGACATCCTCGCCGGTGTTGAAGAGGCTGGCAGTGGTTTCGACGGTGGCAGCAGCGGTGGCGACGACGATGCCGAAACCGACGCGCTGTACGACGAAGCCGTGGCGTTTGTTCTGGAAAGCCGTCGCGCCTCGATTTCTGCGGTGCAACGCAAGCTCAAGATCGGCTACAACCGCGCCGCTCGCATGATCGAAGCCATGGAAAATGCCGGCGTCGTCACCGCAATGAACACCAACGGCTCGCGTGAAGTGATTGCCCCTGGGCAGATGCGCGACTGA
- a CDS encoding replication-associated recombination protein A, whose translation MDLFRSDPIAQPLAARLRSTNLDEYVGQEHLLARGKPLREALEQGALHSMIFWGPPGVGKTTLARLLAKVSDAHFETVSAVLAGVKEIRQAVDVAKQQAGQYGKRTILFVDEVHRFNKSQQDAFLPYVEDGTLIFIGATTENPSFELNNALLSRARVYVLKSLDEAAMQKLLHRALSEDKGLGKRQLSVSDEGFKILLTAADGDGRRFLNLLENASDLAEDGSEIGVDLLQSLLGDTRRRFDKGGEAFYDQISALHKSVRGSNPDGALYWFARMIDGGCDPLYLARRVVRMASEDIGNADPRALSLCLAAWDVQERLGSPEGELAVAQAITYLACAPKSNAVYMGFKSALRAAAEYGSLEVPLHLRNAPTKLMKQLGYGDEYRYAHDEPDAYAAGEDYFPDELEPLALYQPVPRGLELKIGEKLNHLAALDRLSPRQRRKS comes from the coding sequence ATGGACCTGTTTCGAAGTGATCCGATTGCCCAGCCCCTGGCCGCGCGCTTGCGTTCGACCAACCTGGATGAGTATGTCGGTCAGGAACACCTGCTCGCTCGTGGCAAGCCTTTGCGCGAAGCCTTGGAGCAGGGTGCGCTGCACTCGATGATTTTCTGGGGGCCGCCGGGCGTGGGCAAAACCACCCTGGCGCGGCTGCTGGCGAAAGTCTCGGATGCGCACTTTGAAACGGTCTCGGCGGTACTGGCCGGGGTCAAGGAGATCCGCCAGGCGGTGGACGTCGCCAAGCAGCAGGCCGGGCAATACGGCAAGCGCACCATCCTGTTTGTCGACGAAGTGCATCGCTTCAACAAGTCGCAGCAGGATGCGTTCCTGCCGTATGTCGAAGACGGCACGCTGATCTTTATTGGCGCCACCACCGAAAACCCCTCGTTCGAATTGAACAACGCGTTGCTCTCGCGGGCCCGCGTGTATGTGCTTAAGAGTCTCGACGAGGCGGCGATGCAAAAGCTGCTGCACCGTGCCTTGAGCGAAGACAAGGGCCTGGGCAAGCGCCAGCTGAGTGTCAGCGACGAAGGCTTCAAGATCCTGCTCACCGCTGCCGATGGTGACGGGCGACGTTTTCTCAACTTGCTGGAGAATGCCTCCGACCTGGCTGAAGACGGCAGCGAGATTGGCGTCGACCTGTTGCAAAGCCTGCTCGGCGACACGCGCCGGCGCTTCGACAAGGGCGGCGAAGCGTTTTACGACCAGATCTCGGCGCTGCACAAATCGGTGCGCGGCTCCAACCCGGACGGCGCGTTGTACTGGTTTGCGCGCATGATCGATGGCGGCTGCGACCCGCTGTACCTGGCGCGTCGCGTGGTGCGCATGGCCAGCGAGGACATCGGCAATGCCGACCCGCGTGCCTTGAGCCTGTGCCTGGCTGCTTGGGACGTGCAGGAGCGCCTCGGCAGCCCGGAAGGCGAGTTGGCGGTGGCCCAGGCCATCACCTACCTGGCCTGTGCGCCGAAAAGCAATGCGGTGTACATGGGCTTCAAGTCGGCGCTGCGTGCCGCTGCCGAGTACGGTTCCCTCGAAGTCCCGTTGCACCTGCGCAACGCCCCGACCAAGCTGATGAAGCAACTCGGCTACGGCGATGAATACCGCTATGCCCACGATGAGCCGGATGCCTACGCCGCTGGTGAGGACTATTTCCCTGATGAGCTTGAGCCGCTGGCGCTCTACCAGCCGGTGCCTCGTGGCCTGGAGCTGAAGATCGGTGAAAAGCTCAATCACTTGGCTGCACTCGATCGTTTAAGTCCCAGGCAGCGGAGAAAATCATGA
- a CDS encoding glutathione S-transferase family protein, which yields MGLLIEGHWKDQWYESSADGAFQREQAQRRHWVTADGQPGPSGEGGFKAEAGRYHLYVSLACPWAHRTLIMRKLKGLESLIDVSVVSWLMLENGWTFDKAHGSSGDTLDDLAFMHQRYTADTADYTGRVTVPVLWDKELKRIVSNESAEIIRMFNSAFNGLTGNTLDFYPEALRSTIDTLNERIYPAVNNGVYRAGFATSQQAYESAFDDVFAELDHLEQHLSDHRYLAGDYLTEADVRLFTTLIRFDAVYYSHFKCNLRRIADYPNLSNWLRELYQWPGVAETVDFEHIKGHYYASHRTINPTGIVPKGPLQRFDAEHDRRRLNGSGVLS from the coding sequence ATGGGTTTGTTGATCGAAGGACACTGGAAAGACCAATGGTACGAAAGTAGCGCAGACGGCGCTTTCCAACGAGAACAGGCGCAACGCCGCCACTGGGTGACCGCCGACGGCCAGCCGGGACCAAGTGGCGAAGGCGGCTTCAAGGCCGAAGCCGGTCGTTACCACCTCTACGTATCCCTCGCCTGCCCATGGGCCCACCGCACGCTGATAATGCGCAAGCTCAAGGGCCTCGAAAGCCTGATCGACGTGTCCGTGGTCAGTTGGCTGATGTTGGAAAACGGCTGGACCTTCGACAAGGCCCACGGCTCCAGTGGCGACACGCTCGATGATCTCGCCTTTATGCACCAGCGCTACACCGCCGACACGGCCGACTACACCGGCCGCGTCACCGTGCCGGTGTTGTGGGACAAGGAGCTCAAGCGCATCGTCAGCAATGAATCGGCAGAGATCATCCGCATGTTCAACAGCGCGTTCAACGGGCTGACGGGCAACACCCTGGATTTCTACCCGGAGGCATTGCGTTCAACCATCGACACGCTGAACGAACGCATCTACCCGGCCGTGAACAACGGCGTATATCGCGCAGGTTTTGCCACGTCGCAGCAGGCGTATGAAAGCGCGTTTGACGATGTGTTTGCCGAACTGGACCACCTGGAGCAGCACCTGAGCGACCATCGCTACCTGGCTGGCGACTACCTGACCGAGGCAGACGTGCGGCTGTTCACTACGCTGATTCGATTTGATGCGGTGTATTACAGCCACTTCAAATGCAATCTGCGCCGGATTGCAGATTATCCGAACCTGTCGAATTGGCTGCGGGAGTTGTATCAGTGGCCAGGGGTGGCCGAGACGGTGGATTTCGAGCACATCAAGGGGCATTACTATGCGAGCCATCGGACCATCAACCCGACGGGGATAGTGCCGAAGGGGCCGTTGCAGAGGTTTGACGCCGAGCATGATCGTCGGCGGTTGAATGGTTCAGGGGTTTTGAGCTGA